A window of Drosophila subobscura isolate 14011-0131.10 chromosome E, UCBerk_Dsub_1.0, whole genome shotgun sequence contains these coding sequences:
- the LOC117892302 gene encoding transferrin: MQPLTLGLLIAAFLSICVAVPPPDDGKLRVCVVESRGIYRKTPKFCPLLEAKSNIECVIGVDRLDCVRRIHKGTAHFGVLTSEDLVAARWASVEILVASELRSHESNFEYEIVAVVDNQANIHTVHDLRGAKLCHPGYGLGSHWTEVLANYFEAALVSKTCDPELTVTEDRIAASSRYFGPSCKAGPWVPDPKQDRILKSRYPSLCQMCYDPYNCDQNDKHWGRRGALYCLTSGGGSVSLARLDDVRSHFGFTGITAQADPSEYSYLCPDGHLQPLNVSQPCVWVAKPWPVVAARRSHAAQVQRLVTGLSHDEPDSWQNALLSLLETYHVFTVPLDNVIPIDDYLDQATAFQSAYSFPECNPPRSIVFCTTSIIQHIKCSWLQEASQVYGVQPNIQCVRTSNVEQCLDDTRFKATDVVVVDQEMRVRAQRDYNLVPLLYEFSLDMHDRYVTIALVHKDSKYQQLKDLRGARACLPSYEGAAHLSVQEAIANATGRVHSLHGYFHRDSCLWQPHRGRECPMRYQGDEGALRCLAEGGDVAFLSSDVYKRYVSGNMTADWVARSHKDYRVLCPYGGIERHSNFEFCYLHWTTRGHLMTHNATLPRRNEIYNSLRDMDQLFGRKYKSETRPFTLYGIFDKRNNIMFRDTTDGLLGLQELHRDNAKRVMEHIYDRYATTQYYTSNDENGAQRPNSSNFALLLLLALLWPLWRHFS; this comes from the exons atgcagCCGCTTACTTTGGGACTGCTGATTGCAGCCTTCTTATCAATATGCGTAGCTGTGCCACCGCCCGATGATGGCAAAT TGCGCGTTTGTGTGGTGGAGTCGCGTGGCATTTATCGGAAAACCCCCAAATTCTGTCCGCTGCTGGAGGCGAAGAGCAACATCGAGTGCGTCATCGGTGTGGATCGGTTGGACTGTGTGCGGCGCATACACAAGGGCACAGCGCACTTTGGTGTGCTCACATCGGAGGATCTGGTGGCGGCACGCTGGGCCAGCGTGGAGATACTGGTGGCCAGCGAGCTGCGCTCCCACGAGTCCAACTTTGAGTACGAGATTGTGGCGGTGGTGGACAATCAGGCGAACATTCATACGGTGCACGATCTGCGCGGCGCCAAGTTGTGCCATCCCGGCTACGGTTTGGGCAGCCACTGGACGGAGGTGTTGGCTAAT TACTTTGAAGCCGCTTTGGTGTCCAAAACGTGTGATCCGGAGCTGACCGTCACGGAGGATCGCATTGCCGCTTCGTCGCGCTACTTTGGGCCCAGCTGCAAGGCGGGTCCCTGGGTGCCTGACCCCAAGCAGGATCGCATACTCAAGAGCCGCTATCCCTCGCTCTGCCAGATGTGCTACGATCCCTACAACTGCGACCAGAACGACAAGCACTGGGGGCGACGTGGCGCGCTCTACTGCCTgaccagcggcggcggcagcgtctCCTTGGCGCGTCTGGACGATGTGCGGAGTCATTTTGGT TTCACGGGCATTACGGCACAGGCGGACCCCTCGGAGTACAGCTACCTCTGCCCGGATGGCCATCTGCAGCCGCTGAATGTCTCACAGCCATGCGTGTGGGTGGCCAAGCCGTGGCCCGTGGTGGCTGCACGGCGCAGCCATGCGGCGCAGGTGCAGCGACTGGTCACGGGACTCAGCCACGACGAGCCCGACAGCTGGCAGAATGCGCTGCTGAGTCTGCTGGAGACGTATCACGTGTTCACGGTGCCGCTGGACAATGTCATTCCCATCGATGACTATCTGGATCAGGCCACGGCCTTCCAGTCGGCCTACAGCTTCCCCGAATGCAATCCCCCGCGGTCCATTGTCTTCTGCACGACGTCCATCATTCAGCACATCAAATGCTCGTGGCTGCAGGAGGCCTCACAGGTGTACGGCGTTCAGCCCAACATTCAATGCGTGCGCACCAGCAACGTGGAGCAGTGCCTGGATGACACTCGCTTCAAGGCCACcgatgtcgtcgtcgtcgatcAGGAGATGCGCGTGAGGGCACAGCGGGACTACAACCTCGTGCCGCTGCTCTACGAATTCTCGCTGGACATGCACGATCGCTACGTGACCATTGCGCTGGTCCACAAGGACTCCAAGTATCAGCAGCTCAAGGATCTCCGCGGCGCTCGCGCCTGTCTGCCGTCCTACGAGGGCGCTGCCCATCTGTCCGTGCAGGAAGCCATTGCCAATGCCACGGGCAGGGTGCACTCGCTGCACGGCTACTTCCATCGTGACTCGTGCCTGTGGCAGCCGCACCGTGGCCGGGAGTGTCCCATGCGCTACCAGGGGGACGAGGGCGCCCTGCGCTGCCTGGCCGAGGGCGGGGACGTGGCCTTCCTCAGCTCGGATGTGTACAAGCGGTACGTGAGTGGCAACATGACCGCCGACTGGGTTGCGCGCAGCCACAAGGATTACCGCGTGCTCTGCCCGTACGGCGGCATCGAGCGGCATTCGAATTTCGAGTTCTGCTACCTCCACTGGACGACGCGTGGCCACCTCATGACGCACAATGCCACGCTGCCGCGTCGCAATGAGATCTACAACTCGCTGCGCGACATGGACCAGCTCTTTGGCAGGAAATACAAGAGCGAAACGCGTCCCTTTACTCTGTATGGAATCTTCGACAAGAGGAACAACATTATGTTCCGGGACACCACGGATGGACTGCTGGGCCTGCAGGAGCTGCATCGGGACAATGCCAAGCGGGTGATGGAGCACATCTACGACAGATATGCCACCACGCAGTACTACACCAGCAACGATGAGAACGGAGCGCAGCGTCCCAACAGCTCCAACTTCGcacttctcctgctgctggcacttctCTGGCCGCTGTGGCGTCACTTTTCTTAG
- the LOC117889885 gene encoding uncharacterized protein LOC117889885, protein MSKNAARTSSKTNPRNEIRKTTKSPAANGTGAVAKDRKPLVKQLDSVEGDRALKKPTKTVITAATTSRKLAAPANASKPKERVAPQPTKRTTPSPITQRAVKQQPQAVKQQSPAVKQQPQLVKAKPKSKPNAVLDTYYSVTVASPPQKRRVQPKTATETSPEPERAPPQPRTRTLTRTLDPEEVKVLKRESAKQRSEIDVEALPVKQPVAFEVKFEEPKTGTDSASDNYSEDDFESYESDFETGSSTPEEEADEDEDDDEEEAEQPMAEPEPDIVEEEEEEDEDSEPTQNPITVIQRDRGEQGQERKLDSGHYDMNMRRHPLLAELSSQSTQHQCDSFDTNSMANSDQLDSGISTTDAEKPQSVESESNVYYGGYANFVSHPVESRRGRELMRKLRFDQLNYRLFEMKPLSYEGYMQSYGKLNTCQLATQTQSPYMDTECQTVELHTRSSWTQHPPHYGGQLVLSCSGDAEAEASLMRPTDAYESSLCRLERLHRVEQQRAQQQQRQRLAKPTDFERLGAFLHKAARLLGKVLADGTQRRPNSPRQLPLQTGLLNALPVRRIFGGSGSGQLVVTVHECPPQSNVYSEDFANLLMVWSLNHPAKPLRLLSTWAEVCRVAFCSEAPDIIVAGLRDGSAAMWDLRETYSYCSKLDGHLTHFAATQSVVPSLQGQASALDLGAMVDVRSFRSQQKAGAAAATHKDIQYASLNDSGLLTMWTLVEGSNAAASTSTSSSNEYTSPWARVKLLQSASCDLRDYVERRLLRSNQSAYEKTKSLFQGNIYSDDLLRELNETQTLSTALQGQGLQGLRFTSIDTGSDLIYVCSNRNFVLCCTRSLKPERFSRIAVNESRFLFPTALSVLSNESFVAVGLSNGSVMILNCNQRQQQQRQGHKRPPTGLPPATADPLDPEVGKSCAIQNIILNERRSFEQQMDTQESSNYDLRPNTALELLRQPRRSYEMRIFDQQLLLSGSGLRQHLVQALVLSHDGWRLSALANGAVRTYDFYLDKELPQTGASGTQIMDMAASNEQHLLILDSAGQVQMHSLDSS, encoded by the exons ATGTCTAAGAATGCGGCGCGTACTAGCAGCAAGACAAAT CCACGAAATGAAATAcgaaaaaccacaaaatcGCCGGCTGCAAATGGAACAGGCGCCGTTGCCAAGGATAGAAAACCACTGGTGAAGCAGCTGGACAGTGTGGAAGGCGACAGAGCACTAAAGAAACCCACAAAAACGGTGATAACGGCAGCAACTACGAGCAGAAAGCTGGCAGCGCCAGCGAATGCGAGCAAGCCGAAAGAGCGGGTTGCTCCACAGCCCACCAAGCGGACAACCCCATCGCCCATTACACAGCGTGCTGTCAAACAGCAGCCCCAGGCAGTGAAACAGCAGTCACCAGCCGtcaaacagcagccacagctcgTCAAAGCGAAGCCCAAGTCCAAGCCAAATGCCGTGCTGGACACGTACTACAGCGTGACGGTGGCATCCCCACCGCAGAAGCGTCGAGTGCAGCCAAAAACCGCAACAGAGACATCCCCGGAGCCGGAAAGAGCGCCGCCACAGCCCAGGACACGCACCCTGACGCGCACGCTGGACCCCGAGGAGGTGAAGGTGCTCAAGCGGGAGTCGGCCAAGCAGAGGAGCGAAATCGACGTGGAAGCGCTGCCCGTGAAGCAGCCTGTGGCCTTTGAGGTGAAGTTTGAGGAGCCAAAGACAGGGACAGACAGTGCATCGGACAACTACTCGGAGGATGACTTTGAGTCGTATGAATCGGATTTTGAGACTGGCTCCAGCACGCCCGAGGAGGAAgcggacgaggacgaggatgatgatgaggaggaggcagagcagccaatggccgagccagagccagacatagtcgaagaggaggaggaggaagacgaGGACTCTGAGCCCACGCAGAACCCAATCACAGTGATACAGCGGGACAGGggggagcaggggcaggaacGCAAGCTGGACTCGGGCCACTACGACATGAACATGCGCCGCCATCCGCTGCTGGCCGAGCTCAGCTCGCAGTCCACGCAGCATCAGTGCGACAGCTTCGACACCAATTCGATGGCCAACTCGGACCAGCTGGACTCTGGCATAAGCACCACGGACGCGGAGAAACCACAAAGCGTGGAGTCAGAGTCCAACGTGTACTACGGGGGATATGCCAACTTTGTGTCCCATCCCGTGGAGAGTCGCCGCGGCAGGGAGCTGATGCGGAAGCTGCGCTTCGATCAGCTCAACTATCGTCTGTTCGAGATGAAGCCGCTGAGCTACGAGGGCTACATGCAGAGCTATGGGAAGCTGAACACCTGCCAGCTGGCCACACAGACGCAGTCCCCGTACATGGACACCGAATGCCAGACAGTGGAGCTGCACACTCGCAGCAGTTGGACGCAGCATCCGCCGCACTATGGCGGGCAGTTGGTGCTCAGTTGCAGCGGGGATGCCGAAGCGGAAGCATCGCTGATGCGACCCACAGATGCCTACGAGTCGAGCCTGTGCCGCCTGGAGCGGCTGCATCgcgtggagcagcagcgggcgcagcagcaacagcgccaGCGCCTGGCCAAGCCCACGGACTTTGAGCGTCTCGGTGCGTTCCTGCACAAGGCCGCGCGACTGCTGGGAAAAGTTCTGGCTGACGGCACCCAACGACGTCCCAACAGCCCGCGCCAGCTGCCCCTGCAGACGGGCCTGCTGAATGCTCTGCCTGTGCGCAGGATCTTCGGGGGTTCTGGCAGCGGACAGCTGGTGGTCACGGTGCACGAGTGCCCGCCACAGAGCAACGTGTACAGCGAGGACTTTGCCAACTTGCTGATGGTCTGGTCGCTCAACCATCCCGCCAAGCCGCTGCGCCTGCTGTCCACCTGGGCGGAGGTTTGTCGCGTGGCCTTCTGCAGCGAGGCGCCGGACATTATTGTGGCGGGCTTGCGGGATGGCAGCGCGGCGATGTGGGATCTGCGCGAGACCTACAGCTACTGCTCGAAGTTGGATGGGCACTTGACGCACTTTGCGGCTACCCAATCGGTGGTGCCATCGCTGCAGGGGCAGGCATCGGCCTTGGATCTGGGTGCCATGGTGGATGTGCGCAGCTTTCGCAGTCAGCAGAAGGCgggggcagctgcagccacacacaagGACATACAG TACGCCTCGCTGAATGACTCTGGTTTGCTGACCATGTGGACGCTGGTGGAAGGCTCCAACGCCGCTGCCTCGACCTCTACCTCCAGCAGCAATGAGTACACCTCCCCGTGGGCACgggtgaagctgctgcagagtGCCAGCTGTGATCTGCGTGACTATGTGGAGCGGCGACTGCTGCGGAGCAATCAGAGTGCCTACGAGAAAACCAAGTCCCTGTTCCAGGGCAACATCTACAGCGACGATCTGCTGCGGGAGCTGAACGAGACGCAAACGCTGAGCACGGCGCTGCAGGGACAGGGCTTGCAGGGGCTGCGCTTCACCAGCATCGACACGGGCAGCGATCTCATCTACGTGTGCAGCAATCGGAATTTCGTGCTCTGCTGCACGCGCAGCCTCAAGCCGGAGCGCTTCAGTCGGATTGCGGTCAATGAGAGTCGCTTCCTCTTCCCCACCGCGCTCTCTGTGCTCTCCAACGAGagctttgtggctgtgggtttGTCCAACGGCTCCGTGATGATTCTCAACTgcaatcagcggcagcagcagcagcggcagggccaCAAGAGGCCGCCCACGGggctgccaccagccaccgcAGATCCACTCGATCCGGAGGTGGGCAAATCCTGTGCCATTCAGAACATTATCCTCAACGAGCGTCGCTCCTTCGAGCAGCAAATGGATACGCAGGAGTCCAGCAACTACGATCTGCGGCCCAACACGGCCCTGGAGCTGTTACGGCAGCCGCGTCGCTCCTACGAGATGCGCATCTTTgaccagcagctcctgctcagCGGCAGTGGACTGCGTCAGCATCTCGTCCAGGCTCTGGTGCTCTCCCACGACGGTTGGCGTCTCTCCGCCCTGGCCAATGGCGCTGTGCGCACCTACGACTTCTACTTGGACAAGGAACTCCCACAGACAGGGGCAAGTGGCACCCAAATCATGGACATGGCCGCCAGCAATGAGCAGCATTTACTGATCCTCGACAGTGCGGGACAGGTGCAAATGCACTCACTCGACTCCTCCTAG
- the LOC117892303 gene encoding major facilitator superfamily domain-containing protein 6: MVRLNRRLLPIKAHFFFFMAAMGPILPQLSVIGKQIGIPPDVMGYIMAVLPILYVLAKPLVGFLADYFKSLRKFIFMSLIVIMTLAYAGFYFLPSNSHAISLDEGSARWNVTVLQAPTECAQEVLSSPDYCQTVVSAECDGFQALIVAGLNLSQNLLHGNESHHMCSLHPDGGSPLGNLSCQLQHTDSCIYGSGRFWLYVCLLFIGTIGFNVTNSISDACCFDLLGEDEQDKYGAQRVWGTIGFGATALLAGILVDLWTADAVKSLTPALIIMAVFSLLDLFSVSKLKLPKLGGSESIAADVWQLVRQPPIVIFLVFATVAGIIDSFIIYFMFWHVEQVAEETGYMHQIKLIEGLVVAAECLAGEVPFFFYSGKIIKKLGYVHCMSMCFLFYALRLSLISWIPNPWYLVAVELFFQGITYALCYTCIVAYASAVAPPGTSATVQGLMAGMDDGLGFSIGSLIGGFMFKRLGGRESFKYFAIVAICTCVAHILVRPLSRKRQFLPKQVYQQPTEQPQDEAKHPPAQELQDMR, translated from the exons ATGGTGCGACTCAATCGACGCCTGCTGCCCATCAAGGCgcattttttcttctttatggCGG CCATGGGTCCCATACTGCCGCAACTGTCGGttattggcaaacaaattggcaTACCGCCGGATGTCATGGGCTACATAATGGCCGTGCTGCCCATACTCTACGTGCTGGCCAAGCCCCTGGTGGGCTTCCTCGCTGACTATTTTAAG AGCCTGCGCAAGTTCATTTTTATGTCGTTAATTGTAATCATGACACTGGCCTATGCTGGCTTCTATTTTCTGCCCAGCAACTCGCATGCCATAAGCCTGGACGAGGGCAGTGCCAGGTGGAATGTCACCGTGCTGCAGGCTCCCACAGAATGCGCCCAGGAAGTGCTCTCCTCGCCCGACTACTGCCAGACGGTGGTCTCCGCGGAATGCGATGGATTCCAAGCGCTAATTGTGGCGGGTCTCAATCTCAGTCAGAATCTGCTGCATGGCAATGAGAGCCACCACATGTGCAGCCTCCACCCAGATGGAGGATCCCCGCTGGGAAATCTCTCCTGCCAGTTGCAGCACACCGACAGCTGCATTTACGGCAGTGGCAGATTCTGGCTGTACGTCTGCCTGCTGTTCATTGGCACCATTGGCTTCAATGTAACCAACTCCATATCGGATGCCTGCTGCTTCGATCTGCTGGGCGAGGACGAACAGGACAAGTACGGGGCACAGCGCGTGTGGGGCACCATTGGCTTTGGCGCCACGGCCCTGCTGGCGGGCATTCTCGTCGATCTGTGGACCGCAGATGCCGTCAAGAGTCTCACACCTGCTCTCATCATTATGGCAGTGTTCAGCCTCCTCGATCTGTTCTCCGTGTCCAAGCTGAAGCTGCCGAAGCTCGGCGGTTCCGAGTCCATTGCGGCGGATGTGTGGCAACTCGTGCGACAGCCACCGATCGTCATCTTTCTGGTGTTTGCCACCGTGGCGGGCATCATTGACTCGTTCATCATTTACTTCATGTTCTGGCACGTGGAGCAGGTGGCCGAGGAGACCGGCTACATGCACCAGATCAAGCTGATCGAGGGCCTCGTGGTGGCCGCCGAGTGCCTGGCCGGCGAGGTGCCCTTCTTCTTCTACAGCGGCAAGATCATCAAGAAGCTCGGCTACGTCCACTGCATGAGCATGTGCTTCCTGTTCTACGCGTTGCGCCTGTCGCTCATCTCCTGGATACCCAACCCGTGGTACCTGGTGGCCGTGGAGCTCTTCTTTCAGGGCATCACCTACGCCCTCTGCTACACGTGCATCGTGGCCTATGCCTCGGCTGTGGCCCCACCAGGCACCTCCGCCACAGTGCAAGGCCTCATGGCCGGCATGGACGATGGCCTGGGCTTCTCCATTGGCTCGCTCATCGGTGGCTTCATGTTCAAGCGGCTGGGCGGACGCGAGAGCTTCAAGTACTTTGCCATTGTGGCCATTTGCACCTGTGTGGCGCACATCCTGGTGCGGCCCCTCTCCCGCAAGCGGCAGTTTCTGCCCAAACAAGTCTACCAGCAGCCCACGGAACAGCCGCAGGACGAGGCCAAGCATCCGCCAGcacaggagctgcaggacatGCGTTGA